A part of Sebastes fasciatus isolate fSebFas1 chromosome 10, fSebFas1.pri, whole genome shotgun sequence genomic DNA contains:
- the LOC141775362 gene encoding pre-mRNA-processing factor 39, whose translation MAAEGGCEQMSGNGELEESAAMEASEASASPPTEMPEMSEENGSPAVAPEAPVGPDPATFSMPPAAEDEEGELPADFERLWTAAMDNPQDFTSWTDLLQYCEQESHMTASRRALEAFLVRYPLCYGYWKKFADLERRAGYNNKAEEVCVQGLQVIPLSVDLWIHYINLLLGTLDMNLPESPMRIRSVFEEAVVAAGLDFHSDRLWDLYVEWEKEQGNMKNASNVLDRVLKVPTQLYNTHYDKFKEHLNGHEPKDVLSSEEYEELRTLCRQSQKAERAEQAQEDEEERPPGEEEPATPEGTDTEELMQKIREQVLLRRDKVYQDNEGEVRKRWHYEDAIKRPYFHVKPLDRLQLRAWHTYLDWEIAQLNKDTRDPQDPQDPQDPQQDPDQAATEGSEVAAQPQEESEDAAVAQDDHRVRILFERCLIACALYEEFWIRYNQYLETQSLDEARAIFKRACEVHLTHKPNIHMQWATFEERHGDLTEARRVLEALERTLPGLAVVRLRRAALERRAGQLDQSEALLREAVDESKEKPTLHAFYSIKLARLLLKLGRNPSRARRVLQEALEISPDNDKLHLNLLELEVSGDPSAEAVQECVTRALAAPLAPHTKILFSQRRLQFAEDYSSSIQSVLSVYEEHQKLLRELGGTKRGAENGDEDSEKLSKSEDGSAVAVSAQVAPTMPHVPITTPPPPVIGADASSQAAYGGYGSWYQQPQYGSYGYQNTWNYNQGYYPPS comes from the exons ATGGCGGCGGAAGGAGGCTGTGAGCAGATGAGCGGTAACGGGGAGCTCGAGGAGTCTGCAG CCATGGAGGCCTCTGAAGCTTCTGCATCGCCTCCGACTGAGATGCCAGAGATGTCAGAAGAGAACGGCAGTCCCGCCGTGGCCCCCGAGGCCCCCGTAGGCCCCGATCCCGCTACCTTCTCGATGCCCCCGGCTGCAGAAGACGAGGAGGGAGAACTGCCCGCGGACTTTGAGCGCCTGTGGACGGCCGCTATGGACAATCCGCAAGACTTCACCAGCTGGACTGACCTGCTGCAGTACTGCGAGCAAGAG AGTCACATGACAGCATCACGCAGAGCGTTAGAGGCTTTCCTCGTTCGCTACCCGCTGTGCTACGGCTACTGGAAGAAATTTGCTGATCTGGAGCGCCGTGCTGGGTACAACAACAAAGCAGAGGAG GTGTGTGTTCAGGGTCTCCAGGTGATCCCTCTGAGTGTAGATCTGTGGATCCACTACATCAATCTGCTGCTGGGAACGCTGGACATGAACCTGCCTGAGTCGCCCATGCGGATTCGCAG TGTGTTTGAGGAGGCGGTTGTGGCAGCAGGTCTGGACTTCCACTCAGACCGGCTTTGGGATCTTTATGTGGAGTGGGAGAAGGAGCAGGGGAACATGAAGAACGCATCAAACGTCCTGGACAGAGTCCTCAAAGTCCCCACGCAGCTCTACAACACCCACTACGACAA GTTCAAGGAGCACCTGAACGGCCACGAGCCCAAAGACGTGCTCTCCTCAGAGGAGTACGAGGAGCTGAGGACGTTGTGTCGTCAGAGTCAGAAGGCAGAACGTGCCGAACAGgcccaggaggatgaggaggagaggccgCCAGGGGAGGAAGAGCCCGCCACACCCGAGGGCACAGATACA GAGGAGTTGATGCAGAAGATCAGGGAACAAGTGCTGCTTCGCAGGGACAAAGTCTACCAGGACAACGAGGGAGAAGTCCGCAAGAGATGGCACTATGAAGACGCT ATCAAACGTCCCTACTTCCACGTCAAGCCACTCGATCGCCTCCAGCTGCGGGCCTGGCACACCTACCTGGACTGGGAGATCGCTCAGCTGAACAAGGACACTAGAGACCCCCAAGACCCCCAAGACCCCCAAGACCCCCAACAAG ATCCAGACCAGGCAGCCAcagaggggtcagaggtcgcAGCCCAGCCTCAGGAAGAATCAGAAGATGCTGCGGTCGCCCAGGACGACCACAGGGTTCGCATCCTCTTCGAGCGTTGTCTGATCGCCTGCGCTCTGTATGAGGAGTTCTGGATCAGG TACAATCAGTACCTGGAGACGCAGAGTTTGGACGAGGCGCGGGCTATTTTCAAACGAGCCTGTGAGGTCCACCTGACGCACAAACCCAACATCCACATGCAGTGGGCCACCTTCGAGGAGAGACACG GCGACTTAACCGAGGCCCGACGAGTGCTGGAGGCCCTGGAGAGAACGCTACCAGGGCTGGCGGTGGTCCGTCTCCGCAGGGCGGCTTTAGAGAGGCGAGCGGGCCAGCTGGACCAATCGGAGGCCTTGCTGCGGGAGGCGGTGGATGAATCCAAAGAAAAACCCACGTTACACGCTTTTTATTCCATCAAGCTGGCTCGTCTGCTGCTGAAGCTGGGCAGGAACCCCAGCAGAGCCCGCCGAGTTTTACAGGAGGCCCTGGAGATTAGTCCG GATAACGATAAGCTGCACCTGAACCTGTTGGAGCTGGAGGTGTCGGGCGACCCCTCGGCCGAGGCGGTGCAGGAGTGTGTGACGCGAGCCCTGGCGGCTCCCCTCGCCCCGCACACCAAGATCCTCTTCTCACAGAGACGCCTGCAGTTCGCTGAGGACTACAGCAGCTCCATccagag CGTGCTGTCGGTCTATGAGGAGCACCAGAAACTTCTGAGGGAGCTGGGTGGGACGAAGAGAGGAGCGGAGAACGG GGATGAGGACTCAGAGAAGTTGAGCAAAAGTGAAGACGGCTCTGCTGTTGCCGTGTCTGCACAAGTCGCACCCACCATGCCGCATGTCCCCATCACCACGCCCCCTCCTCCTGTGATAGGCGCCGACGCGAGCTCCCAGGCCGCCTACGGGGGATACGGCAGCTGGTACCAG CAACCGCAGTACGGCAGCTACGGCTACCAGAACACCTGGAACTACAACCAAGGCTACTATCCTCCCAGCTAA